A region from the Phaenicophaeus curvirostris isolate KB17595 chromosome 3, BPBGC_Pcur_1.0, whole genome shotgun sequence genome encodes:
- the FAM83A gene encoding protein FAM83A, translated as MQSLNKKGDCAACAVHMHGAGSADRLLRQRTMSHPRHTGKIRKRLEEIKNQSLKLTKADFSHNESIRLATDAFLDGGTESYLETLSKEGEVDFLSSVEAQYIKDNARESYYAQESLATDGAAAPKQNDAGSLPSGTYFPTISDSSEPALLHTWITAEKPYLKEKSTATVYFQTEKNNNIRDIIRRYINKTTQVLAIVMDVFTDTEILCDILEAANKRMVFVYLLLDHGNINLFSEMCDKLQVAEELFKNISVRSVTGEVYCAKSGRKFSGQIQEKFLISDWRYVLSGSYSFTWLCGQVHRNLLSKFTGQVVELFDEEFRHLYALSKPVRGPKSPPRTMPFLFSKSWAPQRSLPDSNEESANTLSDPFSSLSAGSPRQTKQPPRTHMFSSNFTPPSPLHRVNSFHGFLSFTPPPPQKAIQPNYFPPHYVADNSAALYNNMNIYRPVRLRQEEPNRTGLSSPWRCLHKANLFA; from the exons ATGCAGTCTCTGAACAAGAAGGGCGATTGCGCTGCCTGTGCCGTCCATATGCATGGTGCCGGCTCGGCAGATCGACTGCTGCGACAAAGAACCATGAGCCACCCCAGACACACCGGCAAGATAAGGAAAAGGCTGGAGGAGATCAAGAACCAGTCCCTGAAGTTGACAAAAGCAGATTTCAGCCACAACGAAAGCATAAGGTTGGCCACTGATGCATTCCTGGACGGTGGGACAGAATCTTACCTTGAAACTTTGAGCAAAGAGGGTGAGGTGGATTTCCTCTCCTCTGTGGAAGCTCAGTACATCAAGGATAATGCCAGGGAGTCCTATTATGCGCAGGAGTCCCTGGCCACCGACGGGGCAGCTGCACCCAAGCAGAACGATGCTGGGTCACTCCCTTCAGGGACCTACTTCCCCACCATTTCTGACAGCAGCGaaccagctctgctgcacacaTGGATTACAGCGGAGAAAccttatttaaaggaaaaatccaCTGCCACTGTGTATTTCCaaacagagaagaacaacaacaTCAGAGACATCATACGCCGGTACATCAACAAGACCACTCAG gTGCTAGCTATCGTGATGGATGTATTCACAGACACTGAGATTCTTTGTGACATCCTGGAGGCAGCTAACAAGCGCATGGTGTTTGTCTACCTGTTGCTCGATCATGGGAACATAAATCTCTTCTCAGAGATGTGTGACAAGTTGCAAGTTGCAGAGGAGCTCTTCAAG aatATTTCAGTCCGCAGTGTTACGGGAGAGGTTTACTGTGCCAAATCAGGCAGGAAATTTTCAGgacaaatacaagaaaaatttCTTATCTCTGACTGGAGATACGTGCTCTCTGGATCCTACAG CTTCACGTGGTTATGTGGACAGGTTCACCGCAACCTTCTCTCCAAGTTCACAGGTCAAGTTGTGGAGCTGTTTGATGAGGAGTTCCGACACCTTTACGCGCTGTCCAAGCCAGTGAGGGGACCGAAGTCTCCACCACGCACCATGCCCTTCCTGTTCAGCAAGAGCTGGGCCCCCCAGCGTAGCCTCCCCGACAGCAACGAGGAAAGCGCCAACACTCTTTCTGATCCCTtcagcagcctctctgctggCAGCCCCCGTCAGACCAAGCAACCTCCAAGAACTCACATGTTCAGCAGTAACTTCACCCCCCCATCACCTCTCCATAGAGTTAATTCCTTCCACGGCTTTCTCTCATTCACACCCCCACCGCCACAGAAGGCCATCCAGCCTAACTACTTCCCACCGCATTACGTGGCTGATAACTCCGCAGCTCTGTATAACAACATGAACATTTACAGACCTGTAAGACTTAGACAAGAGGAACCAAACAGGACGGGGTTAAGCTCACCCTGGAGATGCCTCCACAAAGCTAACCTGTTTGCATAA